The sequence below is a genomic window from Sulfurimonas sp. C5.
AATAGATGCTATTTAACAGCTACGAGTACATATTTTTCTTTCTACCGATAACATTTTTCATCTATTTCTTTTTACTCAATAGAAGGTTAGTAACAGGTGCGAAAGGTTTCTTAGTATTTGCGTCACTGTTCTTTTATAGCTGGTGGAATCCTATCTACCTTCCTATCATCTTAGTATCAATGTTATTTAACTATATGATTGGTGAAATACTTGGTAAAGACGGAGAGAATAAAAGAGTCAATAGGAAATGGGTACTTACATTTGGTATAGTATCTAATATTGCGCTACTAGCGTATTTCAAGTATGCTGACTTCTTCATTGAGAACTATAATTATGTGAGTGGTGAAAATGTAGGCTTATACCATTTAGCTCTTCCTTTAGGAATTAGTTTCTTTACATTCCAACAAATATCTTATTTAGTAGATAGTTATAGAAAAGAGACTACAGAATACGATTTCTTAAACTATGCACTCTTTGTTACTTTCTTCCCGCAACTAATTGCCGGTCCTATTGTGCATCATAAAGAGATGATGCCACAGTTTGCTTCTAAATGGAACTTAGTTAAAAACTATAGAAACATCGCTGTAGGACTGTTTATCTTTAGTATGGGTCTATTTAAAAAAGTTGTTATTGCCGATACATTTGCTGTTTGGGCTACAAATGGATTTGACCATGCAGTAACTCTGAACATGGTTGAAGCATGGGCTACTTCACTCTCTTATACATTTCAGCTGTACTTTGATTTTAGTGGTTATACAGATATGGCTATTGGTGCTGCCCTGCTCTTTAACATAAAACTGCCACAGAACTTTGATTCTCCATATAAAGCAAAAGATATCCAAGACTTCTGGAGAAGATGGCATATGACTCTTTCTAGATTCTTAAGAGATTATATTTATATCCCTTTAGGTGGTAATAGAGTTAGTGAGCCTAGAATATATTCCAACTTAATGATTACATTCATAATTGGTGGTTTATGGCATGGTGCCGGTTGGACATTTGTCTTCTGGGGATTCTTACACGGTGCTGCTTTAGTTATTCATCGTATATGGAAAACACTTGGTTTTACTATGAACTCTATACTAGCTTGGTTTATTACTTTCAACTTTATTAACATCGCTTGGGTCTTCTTCCGCGCTAAAGAATGGGATGATGCTATCAAAGTCCTTAA
It includes:
- a CDS encoding MBOAT family protein, producing MLFNSYEYIFFFLPITFFIYFFLLNRRLVTGAKGFLVFASLFFYSWWNPIYLPIILVSMLFNYMIGEILGKDGENKRVNRKWVLTFGIVSNIALLAYFKYADFFIENYNYVSGENVGLYHLALPLGISFFTFQQISYLVDSYRKETTEYDFLNYALFVTFFPQLIAGPIVHHKEMMPQFASKWNLVKNYRNIAVGLFIFSMGLFKKVVIADTFAVWATNGFDHAVTLNMVEAWATSLSYTFQLYFDFSGYTDMAIGAALLFNIKLPQNFDSPYKAKDIQDFWRRWHMTLSRFLRDYIYIPLGGNRVSEPRIYSNLMITFIIGGLWHGAGWTFVFWGFLHGAALVIHRIWKTLGFTMNSILAWFITFNFINIAWVFFRAKEWDDAIKVL